The nucleotide window CGCAAAAGTTGACATCGTTTAGAGGGAATGTGGCCGTTGCGGCAGCGAAAGCTGATCCGTTTCGGTCATGTTCGGCAAGCATAAGATTTTCTGATCTGAAAAGGTCGGGAAATCGGTCTTTTTGTTTTTTTGACCGAGACGTTTGTTTTGAGATTTGGCTCGACGCCAAGTCCCAAAAAAGCGGACATCGATCATGGAAGCGATCAAGTGCCTTAAGAGCATTCGGTGGATGCCTTGGCGCTGAGAGGCGATGAAGGACGTGGTACGCTGCGATAAGCCTTGGGGAGCTGCGAACGAGCTTTGATCCAGGGATTTCCGAATGGGGAAACCCACCTTCGACCTTTCGTATTGTGGGCTCACGGTGACAGCGATGTCGTCGTGATCCTTCACTACGATTGGTCACATGAAGGTATCAAATCCTGAATACATAGGGGTTTGAAGCGAACCCGGGGAACTGAAACATCTAAGTACCCGGAGGAAAGGACATCAACGAGACTCCGTCAGTAGTGGCGAGCGAACGCGGATCAGGCCAGTGCCTGGTGGGAGTTTATCGGAACGGTCTGGAATGGCCGGCGACATGGGTGACAGCCCCGTACGAGACGGACGACTACCAGGACTCGAGTAGGGCGGGACACGTGAAATCCTGTCTGAACATGGGGGGACCACCCTCCAAGCCTAAGTACTCCTCAGCGACCGATAGCGAACAAGTACCGTGAGGGAAAGGTGAAAAGCACCCCGACGAGGGGAGTGAAACAGTTCCTGAAACCGGATGCTTACAAACAGTGGGAGCTCAAGGTTCGTCCTGAGTGACCGCGTACCTTTTGTATAATGGGTCAGCGACTTAAAGTTACGAGCAAGCTTAAGCCGGTAGGTGTAGGCGCAGCGAAAGCGAGTCTGAATAGGGCGTTCAGTTCGTGGCTTTAGACCCGAAACCGAGTGATCTAGCCATGTGCAGGATGAAGGTGGGGTAACACCCACTGGAGGTCCGAACCAGTGCCCGTTGAAAAGGTCTTGGATGACGTGTGGCTAGGGGTGAAAGGCCAATCAAACTCGGAAATAGCTGGTTCTCCGCGAAAGCTATTTAGGTAGCGCCTCGCGTGAATACCCCAGGGGGTAGAGCACTGGATGGGCTAGGGCCGCCCACAGCGGTACCGCACTCAACCAAACTCCGAATACCTGGGAGTACTGCGCGGGAGACACACGGCGGGTGCTAACGTCCGTCGTGAAGAGGGAAACAACCCTGACCTACAGCTAAGGCCCCCAATTCGTGGCTAAGTGGGAAAGGATGTGGGAATCCCAAAACAACCAGGAGGTTGGCTTAGAAGCAGCCATCCTTTAAAGAAAGCGTAACAGCTCACTGGTCTAAACAAGGGTTCCTGCGCCGAAAATGTAACGGGGCTCAAGCCACGAGCCGAAGCTTAGGGTGCATTCCGCAAGGGATGCGCGGTAGCGGAGCGTTCTCTAGGCCTGTGAAGCGGTACCTGTGAGGGGCCGTGGAGGTATGAGAAGTGCGAATGCTGACATGAGTAACGACAAAGAGTGTGAAAGACACTCTCGCCGAAAGTCCAAGGGTTCCTGCGTAAAGTTAATCTGCGCAGGGTTAGCCGGCCCCTAAGGCGAGGCCGAAAGGCGTAGTCGATGGGAACAGGGTGAATATTCCCTGGCCAGTAGATGGTGACGGATGCCGTGTATCGTTCGAGCTTACTGGATTGCTCGGGCGGTGAAGGGGTCCCAGGAAATAGCCTCTACGTGAGACCGTACCCTAAACCGACACAGGTGGACAGGTAGAGTATACCAAGGCGCTTGAGAGAACTATGCTGAAGGAACTCGGCAATTTGCCTCCGTAACTTCGGGATAAGGAGGCCTGTCTTGGACGCAAGTCTGAGACAGGGGCACAGACCAGGGGGTGGCGACTGTTTATCTAAAACACAGGGCTCTGCGAAGTCTGTAAGACGACGTATAGGGCCTGACGCCTGCCCGGTGCCGGAAGGTTAAGAGGAGAGGTGAGAGCTTTGAATCGAAGCCCCGGTAAACGGCGGCCGTAACTATAACGGTCCTAAGGTAGCGAAATTCCTTGTCGGGTAAGTTCCGACCTGCACGAATGGCGTAACGATCTCCCCGCTGTCTCCAGCATAGACTCAGTGAAATTGAATTCCCCGTGAAGATGCGGGGTTCCTGCGGTCAGACGGAAAGACCCCGTGCACCTTTACTGTAGCTTTGCGCTGGCATTCGTGTCGGCATGTGTAGGATAGGTGGTAGGCTTTGAAGCATGGGCGCCAGCCTGTGTGGAGCCATCCTTGAAATACCACCCTTGTAGATATGGTTGTCTAACCGCGGGCCCTGATCGGGCTCCGGGACAGCGCATGGCAGGCAGTTTGACTGGGGCGGTCGCCTCCCAAAGAGTAACGGAGGCGTGCGAAGGTAGGCTCAGACCGGTCGGAAATCGGTCGTTGAGTGCAATGGCATAAGCCTGCCTGACTGCGAGACGGACATGTCGAGCAGAGACGAAAGTCGGTCATAGTGATCCGGTGGTCCCGCGTGGGTGGGCCATCGCTCAACGGATAAAAGGTACGCCGGGGATAACAGGCTGATGACCCCCAAGAGTCCATATCGACGGGGTCGTTTGGCACCTCGATGTCGGCTCATCACATCCTGGGGCTGGAGAAGGTCCCAAGGGTTCGGCTGTTCGCCGATTAAAGTGGTACGTGAGCTGGGTTCAGAACGTCGTGAGACAGTTCGGTCCCTATCTGCCGTGGGTGTTGGAGTATTGAGAGGATTTGTCCCTAGTACGAGAGGACCGGGATGAACATACCTCTGGTGGAGCTGTTGTGGCGCCAGCCGCAGTGCAGCGTAGCTACGTATGGACGGGATAACCGCTGAAGGCATCTAAGCGGGAAACCCACCTCGAAACGAGTACTCCCTTGAGAGCCGTGGAAGACCACCACGTTGATAGGCTGGGTGTGCAAGCGCGGTGACGCGTTGAGCTTACCAGTACTAATCGCTCGATCGAGCTTGATCGCTTCCATGATCCATGTCCGCCGTCAAAACGGACCGGTCAACGAGACAAACAGACCAAAGACCCGACGGTAGAGACCGTCGATCCGCTTGCCGAACGTCATCTTGTCCTGCGCCGGTCTGGTGGTTTGAGCGGTGTGCCCAGAACCCGATCCCATCTCGAACTCGGCCGTTAAACGCACCAGCGCCTATGGTACTGTGTCTCAAGACACGGGAGAGTCGGTCGCCGCCAGACCTGCACAGAACAAGAGACAACAATCCCTCGACAACGATCACCGACGTGCCGGCATGACACCATGCCCGCATACACCCTGGCGCGGGGTGGAGCAGCCCGGTAGCTCGTCAGGCTCATAACCTGAAGGTCACTGGTTCAAATCCTGTCCCCGCAACCAAAACCAAATATCCCTACACAACCAATACCAACACTAAAACAAGCCCGCCGCGATAACATCGCAGCGGGCTAAAACCGTTGAAATAACAGAACTAAAACGCCAGAGCCATGACGAACGCGATCCCAGTCAGGGAGCCGTGCTTCTCTGCTGCGGGCTGCGTTAGGAGGATCGGATGAATCAGCGATGGTTCTTCGATCTGGACGAGCGCTATCACCGTCTGTCGAAGAACCGCGCCCACTGGTAAAGCTCGCGGCCTTAGGTGTGCAGTCCCACAGTGTGGTGGCATCAGTCTAGCTGAGGCCAGCGTACATCGGGAGGCGTTATGGGACAGGTTCTTCACGGCTGCGCCACGACCACGTACGCGGTCAGAGCAGGGCTACAGCGGTCGAAAGCTTCGCTCAAAGAGCTTGCCGCCCAGCATGGACTGAACCCCAAGACGGTCGCGAAGTAGCGCAAGCGTGCCTTCGTGCGTGACGCGGTGATGGGACCGAAGGCGTCGCGCTCGACCGTGCTCACGACCGAAGAGGAGGCGATCATCAAGGCCTGTCCTTACCGCCTGCACACCATCCTGACCGACAACGGCATCCAGTTCGCCGAGCTGCCCAAGAAGCGTCGCGGCCCGACCGCCTCGTACCGCGTCAACCGTTTCGACCAGATCTGCCGGGCGAACGATATCGAGCATCGGCTCACCAAGCCAAACCACCCGTGGACCAATGGCCAGGTCGAGCGCATGAACCGGACCCTCAAGGAGGCGACGGTCAAGCGCTACCACTACGACAGCCACGATCAGCTGCGGGAACACCTCGCCGCCTTCCTGGATGCCTACAACTTCGCTCGGCGGCTCAAGACCCTACGCGGCCTCACCCCATACGAAGCGACCTGCCGAGCCTGGGCAGACGATCCAAGCCGCTTCAGATACGATCCAACCCATCTCACCTCGGGACTGAACACCTAAGACTGAGCGACGAACCGCATCCCATCCGAATGACCGGGGCCGGCCCGATCAGACCTCGCCGGGCGCCCCGGACTTCCAGCCGCGCCAGCGGATGGAGCCGGGGAATGCGACCTTTCCGGCTCTCGACCGTTGACCCGCCATGCAAGGCCGGCTCGCTCCGCCTGAGCCGACCGTCTGGTCACGATTCGAGGAGACGTTCATGAAGTATGTCCTGATGGCAGCAGCGCTGGTTCTTTCGCCCCTGGCCCTGTCCGCATCGGTTCAAGCGCAAGGCACGGTCCGTGGCGCCGAACGCGGGATCGAGGACGGCAATCGCGCCGCCGGTCCCGTGGGTGGCGTCGTCGGCGGCGCGGTAGGGGCCGCGACAGGCACCGTCGGTGGCGTGCTCGGTGTCGATCCGGATCGTCGCGAGGAGCGTATGGAGCAGCGCGAGGAGCGTCGCACCGTGCGCGAGCGTCGCGACCGCTAAGATTGAATGCCCGGCATCCCTCTGATGTCGGGCACTTTTCGTTCCGCGTGCCAGAGTCACACAGCGGAGGGCAGGTTGCAGGGGAAGGCGCGCGGGCCTAACCGTCTTCCATGACAGAGAAGCTGACGACCGCCGCCCTGTGCGACCTGAACCTCATCTCCCAGGAGGAAGTGTCGGCGGCCGTCGAAGCGTTTCTGGCAAACCCGATGACGCCGCCCTTCGTCTTTAAAGAAGGGTACCGGCTCGATCTCGGGAAAGCCGTGCGGCGACACCCCGGCGCCGACGATTTCGTCAATCGCGGCAATACCGGCCCCCAGATGAAACGCCCCTTCGTCCTCGCGGCCATCCTGCAGGCCCGGCCCCAGCGCGGCTGACCCGGTCGAGACCCGACGTCGATGGCGGATTATCACGCTCATCGTTGGGTGAACGTCCGACGAACCGTCCGGTCGTCTTTCCGGTCGATGACACCGGCCGCGGTGAGACACGCGAGCGCTGTAAGTGAGCGGGATTGTCGTGGTGAGTGGCTTCCAGGCTCAAGAAGCGCGGCTCCAGGTAGCGAAGCAAGTCCGAGCCCTCGGGCAGCGTCGGGATGCCCAATTCGACCGTACCGCCGCGTATCCGTCAGTTCCGCTGACGATATCCACCGTGCTGGACCTGGACTCGACGCTCTTCTCCATGAAGTGCCGCAAGGCCGTCATCTCGTCGATCCGAAGACGCTTTCGCGTTCGGGATGTCCTGGCGCGATCCGACCCTACCTGGCGACCGCCGATGATCACCCGTCAGTGACACCACCAACTCGAACGCATGATCCCTCGGCTTTCCCGAAAGGTTTTCATGCGTCAAATAACACCCCATCTGTCCGCGATGCCAGGTATTCCTTTCTCGATTTGATGGTCTGCTCAAGCTTGGCATAAACGCTCTGTAGCTGCTGATACAGCGGGTCCCTTTTCATCGCCTCGTCATCGACCTTTGGTCGCTGATCCTCGATCGGTGGAAGTGCATTGAACGTACTCTGCGTGATCGCAGTGTCGGCCTTCACGACGCGTCCACCCAACATCTTGGCAATTCTGTCTGCGCGAGCTTGTGCCACATCGGGGCCGTTCGTCCCGTTGGTCTCTCCTGACAGACTGTTCCGAAGCCTTTCGCCGAGGTCGTTATCCGATCCGACGACGCCTTGGTTATCGATCGTCGCAACAACCCTGCCGCCGACGACCACCGTCGCATACGGTTGGGTTGCCGGAGTGCGTCCGACGGGGAATGCCATGGGGGAAGACCGATCGGTGTACATGCGTTGAAGATAGAGCGTATTCGCTTCAATAATTTGCCGTGTTTGTCTGATATAAAATTTATATTGATCTTCAGGAAGCTCGGGAACATTGATGACCTTCAAATCGGCTGCGGTCCCTACGGCATCCCAGGTAAAAGTAACGGTCTGACCTTGTAGAATGACTGTAAAGGTCGAGGATGGAGCCGCAGAACCGGCCTGCTTGAGTCCGGAGTTCTGCTGCACGGTATTGACGCCGTCGCCATCGGAGCCTCGGGCATCGGACGTGCGCGTGTCGGCTAAGTCAGAGCCTGCTCTATTGGAATTGATGGAGCGGCTGGTCTGGTAGGGCGATGCTGATCCGATGGGGCTCAATGGTATGATCCAAAGGTTGCTGTTCGCTGATGCAATCAGATGTTTGTAGAAGGTGATACGTCCGAAAAAACAAACAAAGGCTCAAGACAATACCACTTCTCGTTGGGGCTCTGAAAAAAGCGATCCTGATGAGCGAACTGGTCACGCATCCGCCGGCGGACTCACACTTGACCGGTCTTGCGTCGAGCGATGCGGCGCCGGACCTTCAGGACGTGCAGGATACCGCTGATGACCCGCCTGTCATCGACCTCGGGGTAGGCCGTGAGGCAAGCGTGGCTTGGTCCGAGCCCAAGCCTCATCCGAGGGCCGTAACGGTCGTGCCAGCGCGATCTTGCTGCGCCTGAAGTCTCGAATCAGGAAGTAAACGCAAGCGACAGCAATGGGTTGTATGAGTTCTGGGCCTATCCCAACTTGCCCGAGGCGAGGGCCGCGCGGGCGGCCTCGAGCATCTCCTCCCGGAGCGGGTCGTCGTCGATGGCCCTGGCCAGGGCGACGGTGCCGACCAGGATCGACAGTGTGGTCAGGGCGCGCTGTCGGCGCCGTTTGGCCGGTCCCATCGGGAAATGGTCGGCGACGCGGTCGATCAGGTCTCGGACACCCTTGAGGAACCGCGATCGTACCGGACTACCGGGAGCCTCCCGCGAGACGTCGTTGGCCAGCGATGCCAGCGGACAACCGAAGGCGGGGTTTCGGACATGGGCGAGGGACAGGTATTGGGCCATCCATCCGTCGAGTTCGTCGGGCCGCCAGTTCTGGTTGGCCGCCAGGTCGAACGCTTCGACCGCAAGCGCCTCCTTGCTGGCGAACTGGCCGTAGAAGCCGCCATGCGTCAGCCCCGCCGAGGCCATGATGTCGGCGACGCTGACACCATGCAGGCCGCGCTCCCGGAACAGGGCGGCGGCGACTTCCACGACCCGTTCCCGGTTCAGTTTGGCCTGCGCCTGCGAAACCTTCGGCACCGTCCGGTCCTCCTGCATTCGACCCCTAATCTATAGATGTCGAGCGCCATGCAAAAGGGGCCCCGTGATCTCTCTGGCCCGTCTTGGCCGGGATCGCGCCGCCGCGGCAAGGCGGAGCGATGGACGCGGCCGGATTCTCGGATCGATCCGCGGCCACGGCCCGAATGATCAAGATGACGCGTGTCGTCGGCAGACTGTCCCAGACGGGCTTGCGCGGATCGACGGGTCGCCGGCAGGGCCCGGCGTCGCTTTTCCATGGTGTCCGCTCGTGAAATCTCGTCAACGGCGAGAACGCCTTACCGGCAGAACGTAAGGAAATTTTAACGCTGATCGGTGTGATTGAATCTGTCGCTGCGATGCGAAATTCCGCCTCGCGACGATGTCGAGAACGATCAGCGTGAGATGAGATGAAGACGCTCAGCTTGAGCCTGATGTCCCTGAAATCGCTGTCCGCCGCGGTGGCGGGAACGTCTGCGCTCGTTGTCCTCGTCTGCGGCAGCCTGACGAATCTCAGCCTGAGCCGGAACGACGCCCGCCGGCCGCTCGACACCACCCAGGCCTCCCAGCGCTTCGCCGCTGCCGTCGATCGTGGCGTGTACGACGTCGTCCAGGATCTCAAGACCCTCTCGATCGCCCTGAAGCAGACGTCTCGCGGCCTCGATGCGGATGAACTGCAGACGATCGTGAGCGCCTGGCTCGGATCGCGTCCCGATTATTCCGAACTCAACCTCGTGGCCGCGAATGGCCGCGTGAAGGTCGCCGGCAACGACCTCGGCTTCGGCCGGGACGTGTCCGGCCGTTCCTGGTTCCTCCGGGCCAAGGCCTCCCGCTCCATCGTCGCCGTGCCGTCGGCGGGGGCGGACGGCCAGACCGTCTTCGACATCGCCCTGCCGGTCCCCGGATCGGCGTTCGGAAGCGAGGACGTTCTCGTCGCGCGTCTGAACGAGGCGTGGCTCGGCGACATCCGGGACAGGGTGCTCGGGACATCTCCGGTCGCGAATGGTGCGACCGGCCTCGCCGTGCTCGGTCCCGATGCCCGATCCGGTTCGGGTCTCCTGGCTCAGCACTCGGCGGGCGGTCGCGAGTTCGTGGAACAGGTGACGCCGAGCGCGGGCTATCGCGACCTCGCCCCCTCGGGCTGGCTCGCCGTGGCCCGGAGCCCGAATTCCGGTCTGTCGCGGAATATCGAGGCGTTCCTGCCCGATGGCAGAACCACGGCGACGTGGCTGGCCGTCTGTATCCTGGCGGCCTGCGCGGGCTGGATCTTCGCCGGCCGCTTCGTGCGGCGGCTCAAGCTCATCGGCGACAAGGAACCGGGCCTCTCGGCGCCCTCGCGCATCGCCGAGCTGCAGGATCACGCGGAGCGTCTCGCCGCCCGCGAGCGAAGCGGCGTCCGCGCGCTTCAGGAGACGCGCTCGGCGCTGTCGCGCAGTCGCGAGCGCTTCCGCACCTTCGAGGCGATGTCGGGCTGGACCTACTGGGACATCGACATGGAGGCGGGGAGCGTCACCTGGACCGATCCGGCCACGCGCTCCACCAATGCCGTCTCCGACCGCGCCGTGGCTCTCACCGATCTGACGGACGGGATCGCCCCGGAAGACCGCGACCTCATGGCCTTCACGATGCAGGCGGCCTTGGACGAGGCGGGTCCGCACGACGTCGTTCTGCGCACCACCGGGACGTTGGCGCAGGATGGCCAACGGCGTCTCTTTGTTCGCTTCATCCGCGCCGAGGGCGACAACTCGGCGGGCAAGCCCGCGATGCTGCATGCGTTGAGCCGGGAATTCGCCGGCGAGGCGGGCCGGGACGAGGCTGGTCACGGGAATGGCCTCGACGCGGACGTCGTCGGTGCGTCCGGCATCGATGGCGGCGCCTCGCCGATCGAGCCCCGCCGCCGGGAGAGCGACGCCGCCGGGGAAGCCCGCAGTGGCACCGTCCTGCGCAAGGTCGTCGATGGGGTGATCCACGACTTCAACAACGTTCTGACCGTGGTCATCGCCAGTCTCGGCACGCTTCAGCGGCGTCACGAAATCCGTCCCGATCAGATGCGCCTCGTCGATGCCGCCTTGGCGGGCGCCCAGCGCGGATCGAGCCTGACCCGGCGCCTCGTCAATTTCGTTCGCCGGGACGATACCGGCCTGCAGGAAACCGACGTGGCCGTGACTCTCGCCGCCTTCGTCCCGTTCCTCGGCGCCAACGTGCTGCACCAGACCTCGGTCGAGACCCGGATACGGCCGGGATTGGCCAAGGTGCTGTGCAGCGAAAAGGTCCTTGAGGCCGTCCTCCTCAACCTCGCCTTCCATGTCCGCGACATCGGGTCCGAAGGCTTCGCCATCGGTGCCGACGAGAAGACGCTGTCGGCCGGAGAGGGCATCGCGCTTGCCCCCGGCCGCTACGTGCGGATCGTCCTCGCCAGCGGAACGCCCGCCCGCCATGCCGCGGTGATGCCTTCGGGCGACAGCGAGGCGACCAAGGCGGTGGCGGCCCTGCTCATGCAGGTCGGCGGCGGGTTCCGGCTCCTGGCGGATGGCAGTGGCGGCACCGGCTTCCTCGCCGAACTTTGGCTCCCGGCGGGCGAGGCCGCATCGAGGAGTGCTGCGTCCGAGGGAGGCGCCCCGACGCTTCCCCTTCGCGTGCTTCTCGTCGACAGCGACAGCCTCGTGCGCCAGAGCTTCGCCGATGCCCTCGCCGATCTCGGTCACGCGGTGATCCAGGCCGGCTCGGCCGAGCACGCGCTGGCGCTTCTCGACGAAGCGGCGAATTACGATGCGATGATCACCGACTGGGCCATGCCCGTGGTGAGCGGGCTCCAGCTGGCGGCGACCATGACCCAGCGCCATCCCCACATCCGGGTCGTCCTCGCGAGCCCGGGCGGCCAGATGCCGGTCAGCGCCCGCGCCTTCCTGCATATCGAGAAGCCGTTCCGGTATCCCGATCTCGCCGCCATCATGCGCGAGGCGGGCCGGAAGGACACGGCGGAAGCGGCCTGAGGGCAGGGGACAGGGGACAGGGGGCACCGTTCCCGGTCTCCGCTCCCCCATCGTTCGCCGCGGGCACCGTCACCCGGCAGGCTCCGCCTGGGCCGGCCGATGGGGGCGTCGACATCGCTCCCGGATCTCGACCCCACGGATGCCAGTCTTCGGCAGTGCCGTCTTGCCGGGGCGGCGAGCGAAATCCGACACCATAAGTCGAGCGCAAGCTTACACTCTCTCCTCAGCGTCGAGCGTGCCGTTAGGCGTCGATTAACGTTGATGGAACATAAAAGAAATTGCGTCGGTGGTAACGGTACCCATTGAGGGATGCATCCGGGCGCGTCGGGACAACAGGGTCGTGCCGCTATGAAGCGCTTCGCAGGTCTTACCGCTGTGCTCGTGCCCGCGTTCCTCGGCGGAGCGCCGGCTCAGGCGGCGGATTGGTATACCGGCGCCGAACCGGTCGTCCGGGACGATGCCTGGACCACGGCCGTGGACGCCTCCGCATCGGTCACCTCGAACAGCTCGGCCTTCGGCTCCCTCACGGGGACGTTCGCGACGGAAGGCACCCTGCTCCAGAGCGGCCCGCGCATCCGCGTCGAGGCGGTGGCCGGAACCTACAGCTATCCCGGTCAGGGCGTCGCCCAGCGGGTCACCGGTTACCAGGAGGAGGCGGCCCTCAGCGCCGGCTACGAGTGGATCTGGCGCGACGCAGCCCTCGCCGGCTTCGTCGGCTTCAACGTCCGGAGCAACCAGCTCTCGATTCTCGACCCGGACAATCCCGTGGTCGGCACGGGTGTCGGCGCGAAATTCGGCGCGAATTTCTATGCCCGGCCGACGGAAAACACGATGGTCTCGGCTTACGGATCCTATTCGACGCAGTTCAACGCCTATTACACGCGCTTCCGCGTCGGCTACATGGTCGCCGATGGAGTCTATGTCGGACCCGAAGCGATGGTCCTCGGCGACAACTTCTTCAGCCAGTACCGGATCGGTGCCCATGTCAGCGGCTTCTCCATTGGCCCGATCAAGATGGCCGTCGGTGTCGGCTACGTGAAGGACCGCATCCAGGGCAGCGGCTACTATTCGAGCGTGGAGGCCAGGGCCGCGTTCTGACACCCGGCCGCGTTCTGAAACCGGGCACATTCCGTTTCATTTTGGTGCTGTGCAACATTGGCTCCGGCAACGACGCCGCAGCGGACCGATTCCATTCAAAACGACACAATTACAACGCGATTTCTCGATTTTGAACGTGGCAGGAGAATCGCAACGTAACCGTTATGCGCCGTGCCTCGCGCGGCCGTGTCTCGTCGGATGCTTCCAAGTTCGGCATCCCACGCCACGGTCGCCTCGGGTGACTTCGCGAGACTTGATTGCGCTGACCGATTGCCGGTCCCCATAGGGATACTCGACGTGAGATCTGCATTGCGCTGGACCGTGTGGATGATGTCTGCGGTCATCGTCCTCGCTCTGCTGAGCCAGCCGATCAGCACGCAGGATCAGCTTGCGATGAGCCTCTGCGCCATGGCGGCGATGATCGCCCTGTGGGTCTTCTTCGACAACCCGCCGGCGAGGTTCATCTTCCTGGCGCTCGGGAGCCTCGTGGTACTGCGCTACATGTTCTGGCGCGTCACGAATACGCTCCCATCCCCCTCCGATCCGGTGAGTTTCGGGTTCGGTCTCGTTCTGCTGCTCGGCGAGCTCTACTGCGTCTTCATCCTCTTCATCAGCCTGATCATCAATGCCGATCCCCTGCGGCGCGCGACGCCGCCGATGGGACCGCCCGAGGACCTGCCCACCGTCGACATCTTCGTGCCGAGCTACAACGAGGATGCGGGGATCCTCTCGACCACCCTGTCGGCGGCCAAGCTCATCGACTACCCGGCCGACAGGCTCCGCGTCTGGTTGCTCGACGATGGCGGCACCGATCAGAAATGTGCCGATCCCGACCCGGACGCCGCGCAGGCCGCGATGCGGCGGCGGATGGAACTCCAATCCCTGTGCCAGTCGCTCGGCGTCACCTACCTGACACGGTCGCGCAACCAGCACGCCAAGGCCGGTAACCTCAATAACGGCCTCAAGCATTCGCAGGGCGAGATCATCGTCGTGCTCGATGCCGACCACGTGCCGTTCCGCTCGTTCCTGCGCGAGACGATCGGCCATTTCGCCGCCGATCCGCGCCTGTTCCTGGTCCAGACCCCGCACGCCTTCCTCAACCCCGACCCGATCGAGCGCAACCTGCGCACCTTCGACCGCATGCCCTCCGAGAACGAGATGTTCTACTCGGTGACGCAGCGCGGCCTCGACAAGTGGAACGGGTCGTTCTTCTGCGGTTCGGCCGCACTCCTGCGCCGGCGCGCCCTGGACGAGGCCGGCGGATTCTCCGGCGTCACCATCACGGAGGATTGCGAGACCGCCTTCGAGCTGCATTCCCGCGGCTGGAACAGCATCTATGTGGACACGCCGCTGATCGCCGGCCTGCAGCCCGACACGCTGGTGGCCTTCATCGGCCAGCGCTCGCGCTGGTGCCAGGGCATGTTCCAGATCATGATGCTCAAGAACCCGCTGTTCAAGCGCGGGCTGCATCCGATCCAGAAGCTCGCCTACCTGTCGAGCATGACCTTCTGGTTCTTCCCGGTGCCGCGCATGATCTTCATGTTCGCGCC belongs to Methylobacterium sp. 77 and includes:
- the bcsS gene encoding cellulose biosynthesis protein BcsS, producing MKRFAGLTAVLVPAFLGGAPAQAADWYTGAEPVVRDDAWTTAVDASASVTSNSSAFGSLTGTFATEGTLLQSGPRIRVEAVAGTYSYPGQGVAQRVTGYQEEAALSAGYEWIWRDAALAGFVGFNVRSNQLSILDPDNPVVGTGVGAKFGANFYARPTENTMVSAYGSYSTQFNAYYTRFRVGYMVADGVYVGPEAMVLGDNFFSQYRIGAHVSGFSIGPIKMAVGVGYVKDRIQGSGYYSSVEARAAF
- the bcsA gene encoding UDP-forming cellulose synthase catalytic subunit, which gives rise to MRSALRWTVWMMSAVIVLALLSQPISTQDQLAMSLCAMAAMIALWVFFDNPPARFIFLALGSLVVLRYMFWRVTNTLPSPSDPVSFGFGLVLLLGELYCVFILFISLIINADPLRRATPPMGPPEDLPTVDIFVPSYNEDAGILSTTLSAAKLIDYPADRLRVWLLDDGGTDQKCADPDPDAAQAAMRRRMELQSLCQSLGVTYLTRSRNQHAKAGNLNNGLKHSQGEIIVVLDADHVPFRSFLRETIGHFAADPRLFLVQTPHAFLNPDPIERNLRTFDRMPSENEMFYSVTQRGLDKWNGSFFCGSAALLRRRALDEAGGFSGVTITEDCETAFELHSRGWNSIYVDTPLIAGLQPDTLVAFIGQRSRWCQGMFQIMMLKNPLFKRGLHPIQKLAYLSSMTFWFFPVPRMIFMFAPLLHIFFDLKIFVASVDESIAYTATYIVINLMMQNYVYGKFRWPFVSELYEYVQGLYLIRAIVSVVTSPRKPTFNVTAKGAALDQDHLSPMAWPYFAVYFILLIGCGTALYRYLLEPGVTNLMLVVGLWNFFNLLTAGAALGVVAERRTTEASPSLAIDRRGRLVLGGRALDVVIERASAQGCTIRFGAEGLPPGAGTAHRTGQLSVVPFDGAPVQVPLPVEIGGISQAGDETVVVLQFQPLDPKGYGALASLMYGDAGALLRFQQSRRRHKNIVSGTLQLMWWGLIEPFRAASYAFKAGHATARDAAAKPASILPKQGARQPLLTPGPARSGAHEETRAAPSAPSDNPLVVRQAPARIPGNESATDWVRLMLEFENDRLLEGSGKPSNRGSHDPLVRT
- a CDS encoding TetR/AcrR family transcriptional regulator; its protein translation is MPKVSQAQAKLNRERVVEVAAALFRERGLHGVSVADIMASAGLTHGGFYGQFASKEALAVEAFDLAANQNWRPDELDGWMAQYLSLAHVRNPAFGCPLASLANDVSREAPGSPVRSRFLKGVRDLIDRVADHFPMGPAKRRRQRALTTLSILVGTVALARAIDDDPLREEMLEAARAALASGKLG
- a CDS encoding response regulator — encoded protein: MKTLSLSLMSLKSLSAAVAGTSALVVLVCGSLTNLSLSRNDARRPLDTTQASQRFAAAVDRGVYDVVQDLKTLSIALKQTSRGLDADELQTIVSAWLGSRPDYSELNLVAANGRVKVAGNDLGFGRDVSGRSWFLRAKASRSIVAVPSAGADGQTVFDIALPVPGSAFGSEDVLVARLNEAWLGDIRDRVLGTSPVANGATGLAVLGPDARSGSGLLAQHSAGGREFVEQVTPSAGYRDLAPSGWLAVARSPNSGLSRNIEAFLPDGRTTATWLAVCILAACAGWIFAGRFVRRLKLIGDKEPGLSAPSRIAELQDHAERLAARERSGVRALQETRSALSRSRERFRTFEAMSGWTYWDIDMEAGSVTWTDPATRSTNAVSDRAVALTDLTDGIAPEDRDLMAFTMQAALDEAGPHDVVLRTTGTLAQDGQRRLFVRFIRAEGDNSAGKPAMLHALSREFAGEAGRDEAGHGNGLDADVVGASGIDGGASPIEPRRRESDAAGEARSGTVLRKVVDGVIHDFNNVLTVVIASLGTLQRRHEIRPDQMRLVDAALAGAQRGSSLTRRLVNFVRRDDTGLQETDVAVTLAAFVPFLGANVLHQTSVETRIRPGLAKVLCSEKVLEAVLLNLAFHVRDIGSEGFAIGADEKTLSAGEGIALAPGRYVRIVLASGTPARHAAVMPSGDSEATKAVAALLMQVGGGFRLLADGSGGTGFLAELWLPAGEAASRSAASEGGAPTLPLRVLLVDSDSLVRQSFADALADLGHAVIQAGSAEHALALLDEAANYDAMITDWAMPVVSGLQLAATMTQRHPHIRVVLASPGGQMPVSARAFLHIEKPFRYPDLAAIMREAGRKDTAEAA